In Candidatus Hydrogenedentota bacterium, the genomic window CGAAAAGGCCTCCGGCAATCGGGACGGGGTACACCTGGCCGCCCGCCGCCACGTCCACCGGAGCGGGAAACAGGGACATGCCGATGAAAAAGCCCAGCGCCCCAAGCAATAGGAACATGGTTGCGGCAAGATAAGTGGATTTCCGCTTGTTCCCGCGTATGGCTTCCCACATTGGCGCCTGTTTCCTCTCGAAAACAGCCCGGGCAGGCACGCCCGAGCCGGTGCCCACGACACCGCCGCTCTGTTAGTTAGAACTGCACCTTGGGCGCTTCGCGCTCCGCAGGCTCTTCCAGCTCGAAAAACTCTTCCAGCTTGAAATTGAAAATGCCCGCCACGATGTTGCTCGGAAACATCTGAACCTTGTTGTTCAGATTCATGACCTGATCGTTGTAGAACTGCCGGGCAAAACCGATCTTGTTCTCGGTCGAGGACAGCTCTTCCTGCAGCGCCAGAAAGTTGGTGTTGGCCTTAAGTTCCGGATACGCCTCGACAACCACCCGCAAGCCGCCCAGGGCCTGGTTGAGCAGGTTTTCCGCCTTCGACTGCTCAGCTACGCCTTGCGCGCTCATGGCCGCGCTGCGCGCCTGGGTAATCTTCTCGAAGGTTTCGCGCTCGTGTTTCGCGTATCCCTTCACGGTTTCCAGCAGATTCGGGATCAGGTCGTAGCGCCGTTTGAGCTGCACGTCCACCTGCGCCCATGCATTCTTCACTTCGTTGCGCAACCGGACCAGCCCGTTGTAGATACCCACGAGCCACCCCAGCCCGCCCAGCACGATAACCGCCAAAACTACAAACACCATGGCAACACTCATGTTGAGACCCTCTTCCCGGTTGCGCCGCGCCACCCCGGCCGGGGCGCTGCAGGCCTGTTCTCACCGCTCACGCCAACCTGAACAGACTCCGAGCCTATGGCTCGACGTCCGTTTCCGACTCACCATCCTTTACAAATATGTTGCGTAAGAATTCGGAAATTTCACGTCCGCCCGCGAATTTGTGCGCATGCTCCATGACCGCCACCAATTCGCCCTTGTCAAAAAACAGCCCGTGATTGTGCGGGCAGCGATCATAGACAATGGGGGACCCTCCCCCGAAAGCTTCCTTGAGCATCGGCGTATCGCAGGCAGGGCAGGGCCGTTTTGCTTCGGTGGCGGCGACTTCCTCGCCCCGGGAAATCAGATTGGCCACGTCAGGCGTCTCAAGGCCCAGAAGCAACTCGAGCTCCTGTTCATCCAGCCATACCCCGGAACACTCCGTGCAGAAATCCACCTCCACGTCGGCATATTCCAGCATGATCATCGGCTCTCGGCAAACCGGACACAGCATATCCACTCTCCCAGACTCGCCCCGAAAACATTCTACTCAACCCGCGGCCCGATTGCGAGATACATCAAAACAACCGCAGGATAACTCGGCGATTGGGGGTCTCACACGTAGACACGGGGGACATGGAGCAAATAGCGCCCGAGCCGAAGCGAAATCCGCTCAGTTCCCCGTTCATGATGCGGGAAATGCCGCCATTCAACAAGGCCTCGCCAGAATTGGGCAAGCGTCCGAGTCTGATACGTGTCAAGCGCAGAGAGGTCAATATTCGCTTGTAGTGCGCCTTTGTGGCCCTCTGCTCGGATTAGAGTTCCACGAAAACGGCATCCTCCACAATGAGGTCTGCACGAAACCTTCCGCCAGACCGGCTCCCGCAAAGCTTGATAGGGATTTGCAGACTGTTTCACAGCCCGGGGCCCGTTTCTCGATGAAGGGCCGCCGTTCCATCCACAAAGATGTTTCCCGTCTCATCCGGTTCTGGAGGATTCGGTCTTCGTGTTTCCCGCGTCATCGGTTCTTCTCTTGGAGGTAGCGGTGGATGGCCCGCGCGAGGTCATGGCCGAAAAGCCGTGCCGTTTCGGGAGTGACGGGGGTCCCTCCGGCGTTGGCATACGGAATCTCGATGGTGGCGGCGGCGGGTCCCCCTGCCAGTCCCGCGAGCCATTGAGCACAGTTCCCCGTGCCCGTGTTCCATCCCACGCCGTGGGGCATGTCGTAGCGCGGCGAATAGACGATGGGACCACTCTGCACGGACTCGAGCATGGCCGCGAGCACCTGCGCGCGCGCCCACGCTTCATGGTCAGGGCCGCCCACAAAAAATACCTGTTCGTTATCGCCGGGAGCGCCCGCGCCGCCGCGAATCCACGGGCAATGCAGGTCAAGCCCGACGGCGAGGCTGCCGCCGGACCACGACGGCACATACGCGCGGATTGCCTGTACCTCCGGGTAGATGCTGTGTTCGATGTAGTCACGATTGTGGTCATGCGGGGCACGATTCTTTCCCTGGTCGCCCTGCTCGACGCCGTCTTTGTCCATAAAGGGGACCGCCAGCATCACGGCGTTCTTGCGCAGCCAGCGGCCATGGGGGGTGTCACCCACCGCCGCCTCGAGCACGCCCTCCAGCACGAAGTTCGCCATGGTTTCGCAGGCGTGATGGCGGCAGAACA contains:
- a CDS encoding LemA family protein, yielding MSVAMVFVVLAVIVLGGLGWLVGIYNGLVRLRNEVKNAWAQVDVQLKRRYDLIPNLLETVKGYAKHERETFEKITQARSAAMSAQGVAEQSKAENLLNQALGGLRVVVEAYPELKANTNFLALQEELSSTENKIGFARQFYNDQVMNLNNKVQMFPSNIVAGIFNFKLEEFFELEEPAEREAPKVQF
- a CDS encoding zf-TFIIB domain-containing protein, which translates into the protein MLCPVCREPMIMLEYADVEVDFCTECSGVWLDEQELELLLGLETPDVANLISRGEEVAATEAKRPCPACDTPMLKEAFGGGSPIVYDRCPHNHGLFFDKGELVAVMEHAHKFAGGREISEFLRNIFVKDGESETDVEP
- a CDS encoding peptidase M14, yielding RIETGELCTSARGRRVEWLQVGARKGDTRHRVALFCRHHACETMANFVLEGVLEAAVGDTPHGRWLRKNAVMLAVPFMDKDGVEQGDQGKNRAPHDHNRDYIEHSIYPEVQAIRAYVPSWSGGSLAVGLDLHCPWIRGGAGAPGDNEQVFFVGGPDHEAWARAQVLAAMLESVQSGPIVYSPRYDMPHGVGWNTGTGNCAQWLAGLAGGPAAATIEIPYANAGGTPVTPETARLFGHDLARAIHRYLQEKNR